The following proteins are encoded in a genomic region of Stutzerimonas stutzeri:
- the leuD gene encoding 3-isopropylmalate dehydratase small subunit, translating into MKPFTQHTGLVAPLDRANVDTDQIIPKQFLKSIKRTGFGPNLFDEWRYLDVGQPNQDCASRPVNQEFVLNFPRYQGASVLLARENFGCGSSREHAPWALEEYGFRTIIAPSFADIFYNNSFKNGLLPIVLKEEEVDALFEQTEATEGYQLTVDLAAQTVTRPDGVQYSFEVDAFRKHCLLNGLDDIGLTLQDADAIKAFESGHQQRQPWLFGAIR; encoded by the coding sequence ATGAAGCCATTTACCCAGCACACCGGTCTCGTCGCGCCGCTCGATCGGGCCAACGTCGACACCGACCAGATCATTCCCAAGCAGTTCCTGAAGTCGATCAAGCGCACCGGGTTCGGCCCCAACCTGTTCGATGAGTGGCGCTACCTGGACGTGGGCCAACCCAACCAGGATTGCGCGAGCCGCCCGGTGAACCAGGAGTTCGTACTCAACTTCCCTCGCTACCAGGGCGCGAGCGTGCTGTTGGCACGCGAGAATTTCGGTTGCGGGTCGTCGCGTGAGCACGCGCCCTGGGCGCTCGAGGAGTACGGCTTCCGGACGATCATCGCGCCAAGCTTTGCTGACATCTTCTACAACAACAGCTTCAAGAACGGTCTGCTGCCGATCGTGTTGAAGGAAGAAGAGGTCGATGCGCTGTTCGAGCAGACCGAGGCCACAGAGGGCTACCAGCTCACCGTGGACTTGGCAGCGCAGACCGTGACGCGCCCCGATGGCGTGCAGTACAGCTTCGAGGTCGATGCGTTTCGCAAGCATTGCCTGCTCAACGGCCTGGATGACATCGGCCTGACCCTGCAGGACGCAGACGCGATCAAGGCCTTCGAAAGCGGGCATCAGCAGCGTCAGCCCTGGCTGTTCGGCGCGATCCGCTAG
- the leuC gene encoding 3-isopropylmalate dehydratase large subunit, producing MAGKTLYDKLWEMHEVKRRDDGSSLIYIDRHILHEVTSPQAFEGLRLAGRKPWRIDANIATPDHNVPTTKGERQGGLEAIADEVSRIQVQTLDENCDDFGILEFKMNDIRQGIVHVIGPEQGATLPGMTVVCGDSHTSTHGAFGALAHGIGTSEVEHVLATQCLVAKKMKNMQVRVEGKLPFGVTAKDIVLAVIGKIGTAGGNGHALEFAGSAIRELSMEGRMTICNMSIEAGARVGMVAVDEKTIAYVEGRPYAPKGADWERAIAAWKDLVSDDDAVFDTVVELNAEDIKPQVSWGTSPEMVLAVDQNVPDPAAEADPVKRDSINRALKYMGLRANQPITEIQLDRVFIGSCTNSRIEDLRAAAEVAKGRKVAATVKQAMVVPGSGLVKQQAEAEGLDKIFLEAGFEWREPGCSMCLAMNPDKLGSGEHCASTSNRNFEGRQGAGGRTHLVSPAMAAAAAVTGRFVDVRELIQA from the coding sequence ATGGCCGGCAAAACGCTCTACGACAAGCTCTGGGAAATGCACGAGGTCAAGCGTCGTGATGATGGCTCCTCGCTGATCTACATCGACCGTCACATTCTGCACGAGGTGACCTCACCGCAAGCCTTCGAAGGGCTGCGCCTGGCTGGTCGCAAGCCGTGGCGTATCGACGCCAACATCGCCACGCCGGATCACAACGTGCCGACTACCAAGGGCGAGCGCCAGGGCGGTCTGGAAGCCATCGCCGACGAGGTGTCGCGCATCCAGGTGCAGACGCTGGACGAGAACTGCGATGACTTCGGCATCCTTGAATTCAAGATGAACGACATCCGCCAAGGCATCGTGCACGTCATCGGCCCGGAGCAGGGCGCGACCCTGCCAGGCATGACCGTGGTGTGTGGTGATTCCCATACGTCGACGCACGGCGCCTTCGGCGCGTTGGCGCACGGCATCGGTACCTCGGAAGTCGAGCATGTGCTGGCCACTCAGTGCCTGGTGGCAAAAAAGATGAAGAACATGCAGGTCCGTGTCGAGGGCAAGCTGCCCTTCGGCGTGACCGCCAAGGACATCGTGCTCGCCGTGATCGGCAAGATCGGCACGGCCGGCGGCAATGGCCATGCGCTGGAATTCGCCGGCAGCGCCATCCGCGAACTGTCCATGGAAGGCCGCATGACCATCTGCAACATGTCCATCGAGGCAGGCGCCCGGGTTGGCATGGTCGCGGTCGACGAGAAGACCATCGCTTATGTCGAAGGGCGGCCGTATGCACCCAAGGGCGCCGACTGGGAGCGCGCCATTGCCGCCTGGAAGGACCTGGTGTCCGATGACGATGCGGTGTTCGACACCGTCGTCGAGCTGAATGCCGAAGACATCAAGCCGCAGGTCAGCTGGGGCACTTCGCCAGAAATGGTGCTGGCCGTCGACCAGAACGTGCCGGACCCGGCCGCCGAAGCCGATCCGGTCAAGCGCGACTCCATCAACCGCGCGCTCAAGTACATGGGTTTGCGGGCCAACCAGCCGATCACCGAGATTCAGCTCGATCGCGTATTCATCGGTTCCTGCACCAACTCGCGCATCGAAGATTTGCGCGCGGCGGCTGAAGTGGCGAAAGGGCGCAAGGTCGCGGCGACCGTCAAACAGGCGATGGTCGTGCCGGGCTCGGGCCTGGTGAAACAGCAGGCCGAAGCGGAAGGGCTGGACAAGATCTTCCTGGAAGCCGGTTTCGAGTGGCGCGAGCCGGGCTGTTCGATGTGCCTGGCGATGAACCCGGACAAGCTCGGCAGTGGCGAGCACTGTGCATCCACGTCCAATCGCAACTTCGAAGGACGGCAGGGCGCCGGCGGCCGGACCCATCTGGTCAGCCCGGCGATGGCCGCCGCGGCGGCCGTGACCGGTCGTTTCGTCGACGTACGTGAATTGATCCAGGCCTGA